One genomic region from Nocardia vinacea encodes:
- a CDS encoding CYTH and CHAD domain-containing protein, whose protein sequence is MEEVLERESKWEVDEVFSLPALDNLVSDSRIETTSVELTSTYFDTPERDLLAHNLTLRRREGADESGWQLKVPHPNGRTELHAPLSEELPPEFVEVVTGAALGKPLHAVTTIHTLRNRHRVLGPDGELIVEVDDDIVDTTPADGSSVAWHEIEVELGPRIDAVPEALVDSLAEAGARRSEFPSKLSHVLPPQPKPVTDTAAERAIYEYMTAQIDMIFAGDVALRRGQEPIHDTRVATRRLRSTLRVFGKLLDRSAIGAVEDELKWYAGLLGDVRDCHVQHRRLADQVHKLPSELVLGPVAARIDATILARQVPSRNAITEAMDSTRYLELLATLHAWQSHPPFDRRLRRRELVQRARKAARKADHRLTTALHDQRQASLHRARKAAKRARYAAELLEPAGKHSRAKPNIKYYKKIQRVLGDYNDGIVSARFLWRTATTAGTAAGENGFTFGLLYANEMHAADDARRKTSKIATR, encoded by the coding sequence ATGGAGGAAGTACTGGAACGTGAAAGCAAATGGGAGGTCGACGAGGTCTTTTCTCTTCCGGCATTGGACAACCTCGTCTCCGACAGTCGTATCGAAACGACGTCGGTCGAATTGACCAGCACCTATTTCGATACCCCAGAGCGAGATCTGCTCGCTCACAATCTCACCCTGCGCCGCCGGGAAGGTGCCGACGAATCCGGCTGGCAGTTGAAAGTTCCCCATCCGAACGGTCGCACCGAATTGCATGCCCCGCTCTCGGAGGAACTGCCGCCCGAGTTCGTCGAGGTAGTCACCGGCGCGGCGCTGGGTAAACCACTGCACGCGGTCACCACGATTCACACGCTGCGGAATCGCCACCGTGTACTCGGGCCGGACGGCGAATTGATAGTCGAAGTCGACGACGACATCGTCGATACGACACCGGCTGACGGAAGTTCCGTCGCCTGGCACGAGATCGAGGTCGAACTCGGCCCGCGAATCGACGCTGTACCCGAGGCGCTGGTGGACAGTCTCGCTGAGGCGGGCGCACGCAGATCGGAATTTCCCTCCAAGCTCTCTCACGTGCTGCCCCCGCAGCCCAAGCCGGTCACGGACACTGCGGCGGAGCGCGCCATCTACGAGTACATGACCGCGCAGATCGACATGATCTTCGCCGGTGATGTCGCTCTGCGCCGCGGCCAGGAACCGATCCACGACACCCGCGTCGCGACGCGGCGTCTGCGCAGCACCCTGCGCGTGTTCGGAAAGCTGTTGGACCGCTCCGCCATCGGTGCTGTCGAGGACGAATTGAAGTGGTATGCAGGGTTACTCGGCGATGTGCGCGACTGCCACGTCCAACATCGCCGTCTGGCCGACCAGGTGCATAAACTGCCGTCCGAACTCGTCCTCGGCCCGGTCGCCGCGCGCATCGACGCGACGATTCTGGCCCGACAGGTGCCCAGCCGCAATGCAATCACCGAGGCCATGGACTCGACTCGCTACCTGGAATTGCTCGCGACCCTGCATGCCTGGCAATCGCACCCGCCGTTCGACAGGCGACTTCGCAGACGTGAACTCGTGCAGCGGGCTCGCAAAGCCGCCCGCAAAGCCGATCACCGGCTCACGACCGCCCTGCACGACCAACGACAGGCGTCATTGCACCGCGCCCGCAAGGCCGCCAAACGAGCCCGCTACGCCGCCGAACTACTCGAGCCCGCGGGAAAACACTCGCGAGCGAAGCCGAACATCAAGTACTACAAGAAGATTCAACGCGTGCTCGGCGACTACAACGACGGAATCGTATCTGCACGATTCCTGTGGCGCACCGCGACGACCGCAGGCACAGCAGCCGGCGAGAACGGCTTCACCTTCGGCCTGCTGTACGCAAACGAAATGCACGCCGCCGACGATGCCCGGCGTAAGACCTCCAAAATCGCCACGAGGTAG
- a CDS encoding alpha-ketoacid dehydrogenase subunit beta encodes MTYREALRETLREEMRRDDDVLLIGEEIGVFEGSYKITAGLLAEFGEKRVRDTPIAEEGFVGAAIGAAMLGLRPVVELMTINFSLLALDQIVNHAAKIYGMFGGQTSVPMVIRTPGGGGQQLGATHSQNIELYYAFVPGLKVVAPSTPADARALLRAAIEDDDPVLFLENLALYNTKGEVPEDLPPIPIGKAAITRPGTDITLIGYSRMATIATQVAERLATEGISAEVIDLRSLRPLDRDTIVSSVRRTGCAVVAEDDWLTYGIGAEIAASISDGAFDYLDAPVRRVAAAEVPLPYAKTLEQIALPSAESLYTAAAETLAAVGRRR; translated from the coding sequence ATGACCTATCGCGAAGCGCTGCGCGAAACCCTGCGCGAGGAGATGCGTCGCGATGACGACGTCCTGCTCATCGGGGAAGAGATCGGCGTCTTCGAAGGCTCCTACAAGATCACCGCCGGACTGCTCGCCGAATTCGGCGAGAAACGGGTGCGCGATACCCCGATCGCCGAAGAGGGATTCGTCGGCGCGGCCATCGGCGCCGCGATGCTCGGCCTGCGCCCCGTCGTGGAACTCATGACGATCAACTTCTCGCTGCTGGCGCTGGACCAGATCGTCAACCACGCCGCCAAGATCTACGGCATGTTCGGCGGACAGACCAGCGTGCCGATGGTCATCCGCACTCCTGGTGGCGGCGGCCAGCAATTGGGCGCCACCCACTCGCAGAACATCGAGCTGTATTACGCGTTCGTGCCCGGACTGAAGGTCGTCGCCCCCAGCACTCCGGCCGACGCGCGGGCACTGCTGCGCGCCGCGATCGAGGACGACGACCCGGTGCTGTTCCTGGAGAACCTCGCCCTCTACAACACCAAAGGCGAAGTGCCCGAGGATCTTCCACCAATTCCGATCGGCAAGGCAGCGATCACGCGTCCGGGCACCGACATCACCCTCATCGGCTACTCGCGCATGGCGACGATCGCCACCCAGGTTGCCGAACGCCTGGCCACCGAAGGGATCTCGGCCGAGGTCATCGACCTGCGCAGCCTGCGCCCCTTGGACCGCGACACCATTGTCAGCTCGGTACGCAGGACCGGCTGCGCGGTGGTCGCCGAAGACGACTGGCTCACCTACGGCATCGGCGCGGAAATCGCCGCCTCCATCTCCGACGGCGCCTTCGACTACCTCGACGCACCGGTTCGGCGAGTCGCCGCCGCGGAAGTGCCGCTGCCCTACGCCAAAACTCTCGAACAGATCGCGCTGCCGTCCGCCGAATCCCTTTACACCGCCGCCGCGGAAACACTCGCGGCCGTCGGCCGACGCCGCTGA
- the pdhA gene encoding pyruvate dehydrogenase (acetyl-transferring) E1 component subunit alpha: MTTTTAPRKTTSKAAARKAFAGTDPDTLRGYFRDMLFVRRFEERTAQGYTQAKIGGYCHLNLGEEATVVGLAAAMRPTDYLFTNYREHGYAIAKGIEPGRVMAELYGRTTGTSKGWGGSMHMFDTATRLLGGYGIVGGQLPLAVGAALAIDYRGGDDVVVCQMGDGTTNIGAFHESLNIAALWHLPVVFVVINNHTGMGTTVEQSSAEPDLYKRASAYRMRGERVDGTDVLAVRDIATELVEAARREGKPALLEAVSHRLKGHSVVDPAKYRSAEAVSTARESDPVARLQRELIAAGVLDEDTVAAIEAEVREEVDAAVAFADASPHPEPTSLFDYTYATPVAGESRRLPADPLF; encoded by the coding sequence GTGACCACGACCACCGCACCCCGTAAAACCACGTCGAAAGCCGCGGCCCGTAAGGCATTCGCCGGTACAGATCCCGACACCCTGCGTGGCTACTTCCGCGACATGCTGTTCGTGCGCCGCTTCGAAGAGCGCACCGCGCAGGGCTACACCCAGGCCAAGATCGGCGGCTACTGCCATCTCAACCTCGGCGAGGAAGCCACCGTCGTCGGACTCGCCGCAGCGATGCGCCCGACCGACTACCTGTTCACCAACTACCGCGAACATGGCTACGCGATCGCCAAAGGCATCGAACCCGGCCGGGTGATGGCCGAACTCTACGGCCGAACCACCGGCACCTCGAAGGGGTGGGGCGGCTCGATGCATATGTTCGACACCGCGACCCGACTGCTCGGCGGCTACGGCATCGTGGGTGGCCAATTGCCGTTGGCCGTCGGCGCCGCACTGGCCATCGACTACCGCGGCGGCGACGATGTCGTAGTCTGCCAAATGGGTGACGGCACAACCAATATCGGGGCATTCCACGAATCGCTGAATATCGCGGCACTGTGGCATCTGCCCGTAGTGTTCGTCGTGATCAACAACCACACCGGCATGGGCACCACCGTCGAACAGTCCTCCGCCGAACCCGACCTCTACAAGCGCGCCAGCGCATACCGGATGCGCGGCGAACGAGTCGATGGGACGGACGTACTCGCGGTGCGGGATATCGCCACCGAGCTGGTGGAAGCCGCCCGCCGGGAGGGAAAACCAGCCCTGCTCGAGGCCGTCAGCCACCGACTCAAGGGGCATTCGGTGGTCGACCCCGCGAAATACCGTAGCGCCGAAGCGGTTTCGACCGCACGCGAATCCGATCCGGTCGCGCGGCTACAGCGCGAGCTGATCGCCGCCGGTGTCCTCGACGAGGACACCGTTGCCGCCATCGAAGCCGAGGTGCGCGAAGAAGTCGACGCCGCCGTGGCCTTCGCCGACGCCAGCCCACACCCCGAGCCAACCAGCCTGTTCGACTACACCTATGCCACCCCGGTGGCCGGTGAATCCCGAAGGCTGCCAGCCGATCCGCTGTTCTGA
- a CDS encoding dihydrolipoamide acetyltransferase family protein, which translates to MPDIIMPRLSDTMEEGVVVAWLKQVGDKISRGDILAEIETDKALMELEAYEDGILEQILFEPGSRVPIGNTIALIGDGTGSAAGGSAGSNAAAAESGAASSDTAKDQAADPPGSVGTQNNPIDTSGTFSAAMETGTHKKSSPLARKIARELHVDLATVTGTGPGGRVTRNDVESAYRAIESTPTAPPVASVTPAGDYDEIPLSTIQQVSAKRLTESKQQAPHIYLTSAIDVTDLLAFRAEINRTLEQAGKTKVSVNDLLVKAVATALRTDPAVNVSIADDKLLRHRGIHLGIAVATPAGLLVPVVRDADRKSVSEIATETRDKAERARDRKLRADEMSGGTFTISNLGMFGIEQFTAVINPPESAILAVGAAKDELRLDNSQVVTRSILRVTLSADHRAIDGATAARFLQQLTELLEHPLRIIT; encoded by the coding sequence ATGCCCGACATCATCATGCCCCGCCTGTCCGACACCATGGAGGAAGGCGTCGTCGTCGCCTGGCTCAAACAGGTCGGCGACAAGATCAGCCGCGGCGATATCCTCGCCGAAATCGAAACCGACAAAGCCCTCATGGAACTCGAGGCCTACGAGGACGGCATCCTCGAACAGATTCTGTTCGAACCGGGCTCGCGCGTCCCGATCGGCAATACAATCGCGCTGATCGGCGACGGAACCGGGTCCGCGGCGGGCGGCTCTGCCGGATCGAACGCCGCTGCAGCCGAAAGCGGTGCGGCATCGAGTGATACGGCGAAGGACCAGGCGGCCGATCCGCCGGGAAGTGTTGGTACACAGAATAATCCGATCGACACATCGGGAACTTTTTCCGCGGCTATGGAGACCGGAACTCACAAGAAATCCTCACCGCTGGCCCGCAAGATCGCCCGCGAACTCCACGTCGACCTCGCCACCGTAACCGGCACCGGCCCCGGCGGACGGGTCACTCGCAACGATGTCGAATCCGCTTACCGCGCTATCGAATCCACTCCCACTGCGCCGCCGGTAGCATCCGTGACCCCCGCAGGCGACTACGACGAGATCCCGCTCAGCACCATCCAGCAGGTCTCGGCCAAACGCCTCACCGAAAGCAAACAGCAGGCCCCGCACATCTACTTGACCAGCGCAATCGACGTCACCGACCTGCTGGCCTTCCGTGCCGAGATCAACCGCACCCTCGAACAAGCAGGCAAAACCAAGGTCAGCGTCAACGACCTACTCGTCAAAGCGGTCGCCACCGCACTGCGCACCGACCCCGCCGTCAACGTCTCCATCGCCGACGACAAACTCCTGCGGCACCGCGGAATTCACCTCGGCATCGCCGTCGCCACCCCCGCTGGACTCCTCGTCCCGGTCGTCCGCGACGCCGACCGCAAGAGCGTCTCGGAAATCGCCACCGAAACCCGCGACAAAGCCGAACGCGCCCGCGACCGCAAACTGCGCGCCGACGAAATGAGCGGCGGCACCTTCACCATCTCCAACCTCGGCATGTTCGGCATCGAACAATTCACCGCCGTCATCAACCCGCCAGAATCCGCCATCCTCGCCGTCGGCGCGGCCAAAGACGAACTACGCCTCGACAACTCCCAGGTCGTCACCCGCAGCATCCTGCGCGTCACTCTCTCCGCCGACCACCGCGCAATCGACGGCGCAACCGCCGCACGGTTCCTCCAACAGTTGACCGAACTCCTGGAACACCCCTTGCGCATCATCACCTGA
- a CDS encoding bile acid:sodium symporter family protein, producing the protein MNSPLVSLALPLALAVIMFGLGLSLSVDDFTRIARQPRTVAIALACQLLVLPAIAFGLVLLFDLPPTLAVGMLLLASSPGGTTANLLSHLFGGDVALNVSLTAVNSIIAVVTAPLITNFAIDYFEPEAGASGLGLQFGKVIQVFAMILIPVIVGMLVRRLSPDFADRMNRPVRIGSALTLVLVIAASVISGAADLPGYLLDVGAVTFVFCLLSLTVGYFVPRWLGVDIRQAIACSMEIGIHNSAIAITIAISVLDSTEISVPAGVYGGIMLPVAGAVGWLITRRHTAVRTEEGDGLSRRIRH; encoded by the coding sequence GTGAACTCACCGCTCGTATCACTGGCTCTGCCACTGGCTTTGGCCGTGATCATGTTCGGGCTGGGACTTTCGCTCAGCGTCGACGATTTCACCCGGATCGCGCGCCAACCCAGGACGGTCGCTATCGCGCTGGCGTGTCAGTTGCTCGTGCTGCCGGCAATCGCGTTCGGTCTGGTCCTGCTCTTCGATCTACCGCCGACCCTTGCCGTCGGCATGCTGCTGCTCGCGTCGTCGCCGGGCGGTACCACGGCCAACCTGCTCAGTCACCTGTTCGGCGGCGATGTCGCACTCAACGTATCCCTCACGGCCGTCAATTCGATCATCGCGGTCGTCACCGCACCCCTGATCACGAACTTCGCGATCGACTACTTCGAACCCGAAGCCGGTGCGAGCGGACTGGGCTTGCAGTTCGGCAAGGTGATCCAGGTGTTCGCGATGATCCTGATCCCGGTCATCGTCGGTATGCTGGTGCGGCGGCTATCCCCCGACTTCGCCGACCGGATGAACCGCCCGGTGCGCATCGGCTCGGCGCTGACCCTGGTACTAGTCATAGCCGCAAGCGTGATCAGCGGCGCCGCTGACCTGCCGGGATATCTCCTCGACGTCGGCGCGGTCACCTTTGTCTTCTGCCTGCTCAGCTTGACTGTGGGCTACTTCGTCCCCCGATGGCTCGGCGTCGACATCCGCCAGGCGATAGCCTGCTCGATGGAGATCGGTATCCACAACAGTGCCATCGCCATCACCATCGCCATCAGCGTTCTCGACAGCACCGAAATAAGTGTGCCCGCAGGGGTTTACGGCGGAATCATGCTCCCGGTCGCGGGCGCTGTCGGTTGGCTCATCACCCGGCGACACACCGCGGTGCGGACCGAAGAGGGTGACGGTCTCAGTCGCCGAATTCGGCATTGA
- a CDS encoding serine/threonine-protein kinase, whose product MNQNLGANTPGVGVARATATQTALTTLVAQFAGDWKASSEPPDLSAHLPLEPALRRTTLIELIKVDLHERWQRSDDALRLADYREQFPELGTAPLPPDLVYEEISARSCRNDVDLTEYEHDYPNQMARITETFDVGGLRSTLLADPKALDALEAIGTGASVDDFDLLLPLGRGAFARVFLARQRSMSRLVAVKISRDRGTEPQTLAQLDHDYIVRVFDQRQLAEQHLKLMYMQYVPGGTLLGVLRQLRSTPPERRSGKLLLQAIDAATTSGGVLEPQNSPARAELEQLTWPETVARLGARLAAALDYANHHGVLHRDIKPANVLLTADGQPKLADFNISFSRHLPGANPVAYFGGSLAYMSPEQLEACHPTLATTAADLDTRSDLYSLAVVLWELLTGRRPFDDGFGAGESEQSLQAMVDRRRRIDDANLEADLPPDCPALLRHALLTCLAPDPADRYPGGAELAQQLELSQDRAARDLVDPPAHSLRARLRMRPIPVVIPASMFGQVAAGLYLSAHNVRLIQLELGSEAAGRLTHLGYVVIAISYPVAIAGLLYWCRNVFLVPDGLRRGKQFDEATLARARADTLACGDRIAAVAFIGWILAMVIFAVKLLTLGPIPGGLLANLIASSLVAAAVAVVYTYFPATFFVLRWYYPGLVAAGHISPDDAPRLHRLIRRSRVYLGVAASVPLIGVSLGLIFLTPHQQHTVIGSIVALCIGGFIAFAVALRTFYALQSDLAALERIVNPHYRT is encoded by the coding sequence ATGAATCAGAACCTCGGAGCGAACACACCCGGCGTCGGTGTAGCCCGCGCGACAGCAACGCAGACCGCGTTGACGACTCTGGTTGCCCAGTTCGCCGGGGACTGGAAAGCATCGAGCGAACCGCCCGATTTGTCGGCGCATCTGCCCCTCGAGCCCGCGCTGCGGCGGACCACGTTGATCGAGCTGATCAAAGTCGATCTGCACGAACGGTGGCAGCGCAGCGACGACGCGCTGCGCCTGGCCGACTATCGCGAGCAGTTCCCGGAATTGGGCACTGCCCCGTTGCCGCCGGATCTCGTCTACGAGGAGATCAGTGCCCGCAGCTGCCGCAACGACGTCGACCTCACCGAGTACGAGCACGACTATCCGAACCAAATGGCCCGCATCACCGAGACTTTCGATGTCGGCGGTCTGCGCAGCACGCTGCTGGCCGACCCCAAGGCGCTCGATGCCCTCGAGGCCATCGGTACGGGCGCCTCGGTCGACGATTTCGATCTGCTGCTGCCGCTCGGCCGCGGCGCCTTCGCGCGCGTATTCCTGGCCCGGCAGCGATCGATGAGCCGGCTGGTGGCAGTGAAGATCTCCCGCGACCGCGGCACCGAACCGCAGACGCTGGCCCAGCTCGACCACGACTACATCGTCCGCGTCTTCGATCAGCGTCAGCTCGCCGAACAGCATCTGAAGCTGATGTACATGCAGTACGTGCCCGGCGGCACCCTGCTGGGCGTCCTGCGGCAACTGCGCAGCACCCCACCGGAACGACGTAGCGGCAAGCTGCTGCTGCAGGCCATCGACGCCGCCACCACCAGCGGTGGCGTGCTCGAGCCGCAGAACTCGCCCGCGCGCGCGGAACTGGAACAGCTCACCTGGCCGGAAACCGTAGCCCGGTTGGGCGCCCGGCTGGCCGCCGCGCTCGATTACGCCAACCACCACGGTGTGCTGCACCGCGACATCAAACCCGCAAATGTGCTGCTGACCGCCGACGGCCAGCCCAAACTGGCCGACTTCAACATCAGCTTCAGCCGCCACCTGCCCGGTGCGAACCCCGTCGCCTACTTCGGCGGATCCCTGGCCTACATGTCCCCCGAACAGCTCGAGGCCTGCCACCCCACCCTGGCCACCACTGCGGCCGATCTCGATACCCGCAGCGACCTCTACTCGCTGGCTGTGGTCCTGTGGGAACTACTCACCGGACGGCGACCGTTCGACGACGGCTTCGGAGCAGGCGAATCGGAGCAATCGTTGCAGGCAATGGTCGATCGACGCCGCCGGATCGACGATGCGAACCTCGAAGCCGACCTGCCCCCGGACTGCCCGGCCCTCCTGCGTCATGCACTACTCACCTGCCTTGCGCCCGACCCCGCCGACCGCTACCCCGGCGGCGCGGAACTGGCCCAGCAGCTGGAATTGAGCCAGGACCGGGCCGCCCGCGACCTGGTCGACCCGCCCGCACACAGCCTGCGGGCACGGCTGCGCATGCGGCCGATCCCGGTGGTGATTCCGGCAAGCATGTTCGGCCAGGTCGCGGCGGGACTGTACCTGTCGGCGCACAACGTCCGCCTGATCCAACTCGAACTGGGCTCCGAGGCTGCCGGGCGGCTGACCCACCTGGGGTACGTGGTGATCGCGATCTCCTATCCGGTCGCCATCGCAGGCCTGCTGTACTGGTGCCGCAACGTCTTTCTGGTGCCCGACGGCCTGCGCCGGGGCAAGCAATTCGACGAGGCCACCCTCGCTCGGGCGCGCGCCGACACCCTGGCCTGCGGCGACCGAATCGCGGCAGTCGCGTTTATCGGATGGATCCTGGCCATGGTTATCTTCGCGGTGAAGCTGCTGACGCTGGGGCCGATACCTGGTGGCCTGCTGGCGAATCTGATTGCCTCGAGCCTCGTCGCGGCCGCAGTGGCGGTCGTGTACACGTACTTTCCGGCCACCTTTTTCGTCTTGCGCTGGTACTACCCGGGTTTGGTCGCCGCCGGTCACATCTCCCCCGACGACGCTCCCCGGCTGCATCGGCTGATCCGGCGCAGCCGCGTGTATCTCGGTGTGGCAGCATCGGTTCCGCTGATCGGCGTGTCGTTGGGGCTGATATTCCTGACTCCGCATCAGCAGCACACGGTGATCGGCTCGATAGTAGCCCTGTGTATCGGTGGGTTCATCGCGTTCGCCGTCGCCCTGCGCACCTTCTACGCCCTGCAATCGGATCTGGCGGCCCTCGAGCGCATCGTGAACCCGCATTACCGCACCTGA
- a CDS encoding MDR family MFS transporter, whose protein sequence is MSQNLQDADQEKAAPDLNKHAEPGAPMTHRQIMETLTGLLTGMFVAILSSTIVANALPTIISDLHAGQTAYSWVITATLLAMTVTTPIWGKLSDLVDKKLLVQISLVIFVVGSIIAGLAANVGQLIAARTIQGVGAGGMTALTQTIMAVMISPRERGRYGGYMSGLFAVGTVVGPLVGGAIVDTSWLGWRWCFFIGIPVAAVALVVLQKTMHLPMVKRQTSVDWLGALLVAAATSLLLIWISFAGDKYAWLSWQTGVMIGGTVVLVALLLLTESKTSEPIIPLYLFGNRTIVLAVVGSLVAGVAMYAGTTFLSQYFQLARDASPTAAGLLTLPMIFGLAIVSIVSGRLISRTGRWKIVLVIGSVLMVVGVTSLGTARADTPYGLLAVYMFCVGAGVGMTMQNLVLAVQNQVRIHEIGAASATVAFMRSLGGAIGVAALGAVMANSITHYTETGLARLGIPGSGVHSGSSLPSLSALSAPVRSVVEDAYGHGVADAFLCAAPLAVLALVAVLFIREVPLRTTNAPDPVVEAAGPRTEGKVGHS, encoded by the coding sequence TTGTCGCAGAATTTGCAGGACGCCGACCAGGAGAAGGCCGCGCCGGACCTGAACAAGCACGCCGAGCCCGGCGCTCCGATGACACACCGTCAGATCATGGAAACGCTGACCGGACTGCTGACCGGCATGTTCGTCGCGATCCTGTCCTCGACCATCGTGGCGAACGCGCTGCCCACGATCATCTCCGATCTGCATGCGGGCCAGACCGCCTACAGCTGGGTGATCACCGCGACCCTGCTCGCGATGACGGTGACCACGCCGATCTGGGGAAAACTGTCGGATCTGGTCGACAAGAAACTTCTCGTGCAGATAAGCCTGGTCATCTTCGTCGTGGGCTCGATCATCGCGGGCCTGGCCGCCAACGTGGGACAGCTGATCGCGGCGCGGACGATCCAAGGTGTCGGTGCAGGCGGTATGACGGCGCTGACCCAGACCATCATGGCGGTCATGATCTCGCCCCGCGAACGCGGTCGCTACGGCGGCTACATGAGCGGTCTCTTCGCCGTCGGCACCGTCGTGGGACCGCTGGTGGGCGGTGCCATCGTGGATACTTCCTGGCTGGGCTGGCGGTGGTGCTTCTTCATCGGCATCCCCGTTGCGGCGGTCGCATTGGTCGTACTCCAGAAGACGATGCACCTGCCGATGGTCAAGCGGCAGACATCGGTGGACTGGCTCGGAGCGCTGCTGGTGGCCGCCGCTACCTCGCTGCTGCTGATCTGGATCTCGTTCGCCGGCGACAAGTACGCCTGGCTGTCCTGGCAGACCGGCGTGATGATCGGCGGCACAGTGGTTTTGGTCGCGCTGTTGCTGCTGACGGAGTCGAAGACGAGCGAGCCGATCATCCCGCTGTACCTGTTCGGCAATCGCACCATCGTGCTGGCCGTCGTGGGCTCCTTGGTCGCGGGTGTGGCCATGTACGCGGGCACCACTTTCCTCAGCCAGTACTTTCAACTCGCCCGGGATGCGTCACCGACGGCGGCCGGCCTGCTCACCCTGCCGATGATCTTCGGCCTGGCCATCGTGTCGATCGTGTCGGGGCGGCTGATCTCCCGGACCGGCCGCTGGAAGATCGTCCTGGTCATCGGCAGTGTGCTCATGGTGGTCGGTGTCACCTCGTTGGGCACCGCCCGCGCCGACACCCCTTACGGATTGCTGGCCGTCTACATGTTCTGCGTCGGCGCCGGAGTCGGCATGACTATGCAGAACTTGGTACTCGCCGTACAGAATCAAGTGCGCATCCACGAGATCGGCGCGGCCAGCGCGACTGTCGCGTTCATGCGATCTCTCGGCGGCGCGATCGGCGTTGCCGCACTTGGTGCGGTCATGGCGAACAGCATCACCCACTACACCGAAACGGGTTTGGCCCGGCTGGGAATCCCCGGCAGTGGCGTTCATTCGGGTAGCAGCCTGCCGAGCTTGTCAGCACTGTCGGCCCCGGTCCGCTCGGTAGTGGAAGACGCCTATGGACACGGCGTCGCCGATGCCTTCCTCTGCGCCGCGCCGCTGGCCGTACTCGCGCTGGTCGCCGTCCTGTTCATCCGAGAGGTCCCGCTGCGCACCACAAATGCCCCGGACCCTGTAGTCGAAGCGGCTGGACCGCGGACCGAGGGTAAAGTCGGCCACTCTTGA
- a CDS encoding MarR family winged helix-turn-helix transcriptional regulator, whose amino-acid sequence MNDTIDEIEEQLIVALRRSRRTSFESAERVHPGLEPAAYAFLMRLDAIGPSRPSDLASYFRIGKATTGRQLSALEELGLIDRQPDPDDGRAQLLALTTLGKQRLDATRVARRRVLHERLSSWPESDLATLAELLHRLNAEFGD is encoded by the coding sequence GTGAACGATACGATCGACGAGATCGAGGAGCAGCTCATTGTGGCGCTGCGGCGCAGCCGCAGAACCTCGTTCGAGTCCGCGGAACGTGTCCATCCCGGTCTCGAACCCGCCGCCTACGCCTTCCTGATGCGGCTCGACGCCATCGGCCCCAGCCGTCCCAGCGACCTGGCCAGCTACTTCCGTATCGGGAAAGCCACTACCGGACGCCAACTTTCGGCACTCGAGGAACTCGGACTAATCGACCGGCAACCCGATCCGGACGACGGTCGCGCACAGCTGCTCGCACTGACCACGCTCGGCAAACAGCGGTTGGACGCGACCCGCGTCGCCCGCCGCCGAGTGCTGCACGAACGACTGTCGAGCTGGCCCGAATCCGACCTGGCAACACTCGCCGAACTCCTGCACCGCCTCAATGCCGAATTCGGCGACTGA